The genomic DNA GGACGTGATTACCGGCAAGACGCGCCCCGACACCGGCACAGCCTTCTTCGGCGACACCCTGGACCTGACACGCATGAGCGAATACCAGATCGCCCAAGCCGGCATTGGCCGCAAGTTCCAGAAGCCCACGGTGTTCGAAGCACTGACTGTGTTCGAGAACCTCGAGCTGGCACTGAAAACCGAAAAATCGGTCTGGGCCTGCCTGGCAGCACGCTTGAGCGGTGAGCAACAGCAACGCATCGAGGAAGTGCTGACCACTTTGCGCCTGCTGCCCCTGGCCCAGCGCCAGGCGGGCCTGCTGTCACATGGGCAGAAACAGTTCCTCGAGATCGGCATGTTGCTGGTGCAGGAGCCGCAACTGCTGCTGCTCGACGAGCCGGTGGCCGGCATGACCGATGCCGAGACCGAGTTCACCGCTGAGCTGTTCAGAGGCCTGGCCGGCAAGCATTCGCTGATGGTGGTGGAGCACGACATGGGATTTGTCGGCAGCATCGCCGACCATGTGACCGTGTTGCATCAGGGCAGCGTGCTGGCAGAGGGGTCACTGGAGCAGGTACAGGCGGATGAGCGGGTGGTCGAGGTTTATCTAGGGCGCTGACGCGTCTCAAGTAGCAAGCCTCAAGCCGCAAGCACTAGCTGTGCGCTTTATCTTGCCCCTTGCGGCTTGAGGCTTGTAGCTGACAAGAACGAGGAATTGAAAGTGCTTGAAGTCAGTGAATTGCACCAGTACTACGGCGGCAGCCACATCCTGCGCGGCCTGTCCTTCGAAGCCAAGGTCGGTGAAGTCACCTGCCTGCTCGGGCGCAACGGCGTGGGCAAAACCACCCTGCTGCGTTGCCTGATGGGCCTGGTGCCGCCACGCGAAGGTCGCGTCGAGTGGGAAGGCCAGCCGATCACCACGCTCAAGCCACAGCAACGGGTACACGCAGGCATCGCCTATGTGCCCCAGGGGCGTGAAATATTCGCGCGGCTCAGCGTCGAGGAAAACCTGCTGATGGGCCTGTCGCGCTTCCCGGCGCGCGAGGCCCGTGAGGTGCCTGCGTTCATCTACGAACTGTTCCCGGTGCTGGAACAGATGAAGCAACGCCGCGGCGGTGACCTGTCCGGCGGCCAGCAGCAACAGCTGGCCATCGGTCGCGCCCTGGCCAGCCGGCCACGCCTGCTGATCCTCGACGAACCCACCGAAGGCATTCAGCCATCGGTCATCAAGGAGATCGGTGCGGTCATCCGCCGCCTGGCAGAGCGTGGCGACATGGCCATCCTGCTGGTGGAGCAGTTCTATGACTTTGCCGAGGAGCTGGCCGACCAGTATCTGGTCATGGCCCGTGGCGAAATCATCCAGCGCGGGCGCGGTGAAAACATGCAGGCCGAAGGTGTGCGTGGGCTGGTAACCATTTAATCTGCAGCCCTCGACCTTGTGAGACGCAGCAATGAGCCACGAAATTCGCGATGCCCTGCCCGCCGACGTGCCGGGCATCCTCGACATCTATAACGACGCGGTGCGCAACACCACGGCGATCTGGAACGATACGCCGGTGGACCTGGGCAACCGCCACGCCTGGTTCGAGGCCCGGGCACAGCAGGGCTATCCCATTCTGGTGGCCGTGGATCACAGCGGTGTGCTGGGCTATGCGTCTTTTGGCGATTGGCGGCCGTTCGAGGGTTTTCGCAATACCGTGGAGCACTCGGTGTATATCCGTGGCGATCAGCGCGGCAAGGGCTTGGGGCCGCAGTTGATGGCCGCACTGATCGAGCGCGCACGGGGGTGTGGCAAGCATGTGATGGTCGCGGCCATCGAGAGTGGCAATGCCGCGTCGGTGCGCCTGCATGAGCGTCTGGGCTTCGTAGTGACCGGGCAGATGCCGCAGGTGGGGGTGAAGTTCGGGCGGTGGCTGGATTTGACTTTCATGCAGCTGGTGCTCGACCCGGGAGCGGAGCCAGCCTGAGTTTTCTGCTGATTGCAGTGGCCCCATCGCCAGCAAGCCGGCGATGGGGCCACTGCAATCGACATCACATCTGGGTAAACCTGCCCAGCCGCTGTTTCAGCATGCTGTTCTCACTGCGCAACTGCTGCACTTCCTGCAACAGCTCCAGCGCCAGCGCCACGCCCTCCCACTCCAGTTCCAGCTCCTGGTGCAGCTTTGCCGCACGCCTGGCCAGCAGCGGCGCCTGATCATCGAACAACCATT from Pseudomonas putida includes the following:
- the urtD gene encoding urea ABC transporter ATP-binding protein UrtD; the protein is MKGVPPVHPEFMLEPVFDNLGSGRDAIGLGSRREAGLDTRHGTVLSLEGISVSFDGFKALNALNLYIGVGELRCIIGPNGAGKTTMMDVITGKTRPDTGTAFFGDTLDLTRMSEYQIAQAGIGRKFQKPTVFEALTVFENLELALKTEKSVWACLAARLSGEQQQRIEEVLTTLRLLPLAQRQAGLLSHGQKQFLEIGMLLVQEPQLLLLDEPVAGMTDAETEFTAELFRGLAGKHSLMVVEHDMGFVGSIADHVTVLHQGSVLAEGSLEQVQADERVVEVYLGR
- the urtE gene encoding urea ABC transporter ATP-binding subunit UrtE is translated as MLEVSELHQYYGGSHILRGLSFEAKVGEVTCLLGRNGVGKTTLLRCLMGLVPPREGRVEWEGQPITTLKPQQRVHAGIAYVPQGREIFARLSVEENLLMGLSRFPAREAREVPAFIYELFPVLEQMKQRRGGDLSGGQQQQLAIGRALASRPRLLILDEPTEGIQPSVIKEIGAVIRRLAERGDMAILLVEQFYDFAEELADQYLVMARGEIIQRGRGENMQAEGVRGLVTI
- a CDS encoding GNAT family N-acetyltransferase; translation: MSHEIRDALPADVPGILDIYNDAVRNTTAIWNDTPVDLGNRHAWFEARAQQGYPILVAVDHSGVLGYASFGDWRPFEGFRNTVEHSVYIRGDQRGKGLGPQLMAALIERARGCGKHVMVAAIESGNAASVRLHERLGFVVTGQMPQVGVKFGRWLDLTFMQLVLDPGAEPA
- a CDS encoding chaperone modulator CbpM, with the translated sequence MSSTLIVQLDMRTLCQEADITADYVVEIVEHGIVEPSGRTPEEWLFDDQAPLLARRAAKLHQELELEWEGVALALELLQEVQQLRSENSMLKQRLGRFTQM